CACCCTATGCATCGCCAAAGGAGAGATCATGTTGTCACTCAACAATTCCGCAGACACCACCCGCACCCGCACAGCAGATATGAGCGCATGCACTCAACCATTCATTCTGTCGGCGGGTGATGCGATAGAGGCGCTTCCGTGGGAGGGTCTCTATATCAGCGTCGACCGCTGAGCGGCGCATCAACAGACCTGCCGGCCCATGCCGACGACCCCGATAACCGAACCGACGAAAGGCGAGCGATGCCTCAGAACAGTCCCACTTCGCCTCCACAGCAGTCCGCAGAGCAGCGCACGGCGATACCGACGACCATGTCCGCTGTCCTCCTGACCGGGCACGGTGGACTCGAAGCTCTGGAGTATCGCACCGACGTCGTCGTCCCCACTCCCGGGGACGACGAGGTGCTCATCGAAGTCAGTGCTGCCGGCGTCAACAACACGGACATCAACACTCGCATCGGCTGGTATTCGAAGTCGGTCAACGACGAGACCGAGGCCGGAGCCTCCGCAGGGTTCGACGACGTCGACGATTCCGATGCGGGGTGGGCGGGCAAGCCGCTCGCCTTCCCTCGAATCCAGGGAGCAGATGTCTGCGGCCGCATCCGCGCGGTCGGCAGCAATGTCGGCAGCGACCGCATCGGCGAACGCGTCCTGGTGAGGAACATGCTGCGGTCCTATGTCGACTACCGTCCGTTCGAATGCTGGACGTTCGGCAGCGAATGCGACGGCGGATTCGCCCAGTTCACAGTTGCCCCGGCCCAGGAGACGTACGCAGTGGATTCCGAGCTGTCCGATGTTGAGCTCGCAGCGATACCGTGTGCGTATTCGACGGCGGAGAATATGCTCAGCCGAGCCGACGTCAAAGCAGGCGAGAAGGTTCTGGTCGTGGGAGCATCGGGTGGAGTCGGGCTGGCCGCCGTCCAGCTCGCAGCGCGGCGGGGAGCCACGGTTCTGGGCGTGAGTTCACCGTCGAAGGCCGTGGATGTGCGCGGCCACGGCGCTAACGAGGTCATCGATCGCCACACACGCCTCGTCGAGTCGATCTCTTCCGGGTCCCTCGACGCCATCATCGATGTCGTGGGTGGCCCTGACGTGGGCGAGAGTCTCACGCTGCTGCGGCGGGGAGGCACCTATGCCGTGGCGGGCGCCATCGGAGGGCCGATCACGGAGATCGATCTGAGAACCGTGTATCTCAAGGATCTGAGTCTTCTGGGCTGCACGTTCCAAGAGGACTCGGTCTTCGCCGGTCTCGTCGCCTATATCGAACGCAACGAGATCCGCCCCCTCATCTCGAAGACCTACCCCCTGTCTGACATCCGCACCGCGCAGGAGGACTTCACCTCAAAGAAGCTGCCTGGCAAACTCGTCCTTCTCCCGCCGGCGGTGCGTTCGGAAGGCACGAACGCATGAAGATCACATCCATCGACCTGTTCGAGGTCCCTCTCCCCTACTCAGGCGGAACCTACCTGTTGTCGGGAGGCAGAGAATACACTGAGTTCGGTGCGAGCATCGTCCGGATCACGACGGACAAGGGAGTGCAGGGATGGGGCGAATCGACTCCGTTCGGATCCACTTATGTCGCCGCTCACGCACTTGGCACTGCGGCCGGGATCGCGGAACTCGCGCCTGTCCTGCTCGGAAGAGATCCCCGCCAAGTTGATCGAATCGCCGATCTCATGGATGCGAACCTGACCGGGCACAATCACGCGAAAGCGCCGCTCGACGTCGCATGCTGGGATCTGTTCGGCAAGTCGGTGAACTTGCCGGTCTGCGAGCTGTTGGGCGGTTCTACCGGCAGCCCCATGCCGATCATGTCCTCGATACATATCGGACCCCCCGAGGAGATGCGCTCCCGAGTCGGGGCGCATCGAGAGCTCGGTTACCGAGGACATTCAATCAAGATCGGGTCGACTGATGGTCGCATCGACCCAGGACTCGATGCGGAGAGAATCCGCGCCTGCCTAGCAGATCGCAGGCCAGGTGAGTTCTTCCTAGTTGATGCCAATACGGGCCTCAGCAGTGAAGAGGCACTGAGAATGTTCAATCTTCTCCCACCGGGCCTGGACTTCGTCCTCGAGTCTCCCTGCGCGAGCTGGGGCGAGACGGAGTCTCTGCGCAGACGCTCCCCCTATCCGATCATTCTGGATGAACTCGCCGTCGATGCTGCCGATCTCGTGCGCGCCGTCGCCCACGACGTCGCCGACGGAATCAGTCTCAAGGTAACACCGGCAGGAGGACTCACTCCTGGCAGACGGCAGCGTGATATCGCTGTTGCTGCAGGAATGACACTGAGCGTTCAGGACACCGTCGGTTCGGACATCGCCTACGCTGCAATCACACACCTCGGTGCCACTGTTCCCTCGAAGCTGCTGCGTTGCATCCTCAAAGCCTCCGATATGGTCACATTGACGACGGCCGACTTTCGGCCGCTCCAGCTGTCAGAGGGAGTACTCCCGCCTGACAGACCGGGGCTGGGCGTCGATGTCGACGAAACCGTCCTCGGGACGCCCACGGCGAGTTGGAGTATCTGAGGAGCCTCGCCTGTCCCGGCTCTTGTGTCGCGAAGACGGAGTCCTCAACGAATTCAAGATTGGAAAGGCAGTGAGATGAAGCGCTTCGAGAACACGGTCGCCATCGTGACCGGAGGACGGTCCGGGATCGGCCGGGAGATCGCTCTTCGGCTGCAGGACGAAGGTGCCGAAGTCTTCACGGTGCAGAGGAGCGGCGATGACAGATTCCCCTCGATCTCGGCCGACATCTCCGATGCTGCCGGGGCGCAGTCGGCCGTCGACGAGGTGGTCGCACGTACCGGTCGCCTCGACGTCCTCGTCAACAATGCCGGCATGATGCAGGAGTCGACCGTCGAGGACATGTCGGTCGAGGATTGGAACCGCAATCTGGCGGTCAACCTCACCGGCCCGTTCCTGATGATCCGCGCGGCACTGGAGCATCTTCGGACGACTCATGGCACCATCGTCAACGTCGGATCGCTCGAAGGGCTGGGGTCCAATCCGGGCCACGCCGCCTACTCCGCATCCAAGGCCGGTCTCCACGGCTTGACCCGTGCTATCGCCGTCGATCACGGAGACGAGGGAATCCGCTGCAACGCCGTGGCCCCCGGGTGGATCGACACCGAACTCAATCGCGAGTTCATCGAAAGCCTGGCTGATCCGCAGGAGTTCAGCCGCGAGATCGGTCGCATCCACCCTGTCGGCCGATCCGGGAAGGCCGAAGAGGTCGCCGCCCTGGTCGCCTTCCTCGCAGCGGACGAGGCGAGCTTCATCACCGGCCAGATCTATTCGGTGGACGGAGGAAGGATGGCCCAGCTCAGCCTGCCCTGAGATCGAAGCGTGGACCCCGGACCACAGAGTATGGTCGGATTATGACGAGATATCGTTGGACCGCAGCCGACATGCCCGCAATGGACGGCCGTACTGTGATGGTCACCGGAGCAAACGGCGGTGTCGGGGCCGCGACCGCGGCCGCCTTCGCCCGAGTAGGAGCGCATGTCGTCCTCGCTGTCCGTGACCCGGAGCGCGGGCAGATGGCTGCTCGTGCCTTGGGAGGCAGCAATGAGGTTCGCGAACTCGATCTCGCCGACCTGAGCTCAATCCGGGCATTCGCGCAGTCGTGGAGCGGTCCGCTCGACATCCTCGTCAACAACGCCGGGGTCGCCGGACTCGCGGGAACTGCGACCAAGGACGGATTCGACCTGCAGTTCGGCACCAATCATCTGGGCCACTTCGCCCTGACCAACCACCTCCTGCCGCACCTCACCGACCGGGTGGTCACGGTCGCGTCCGGTGCGCATAGGTCGGGCACGATCCACTTCGACGATCTGGCCCTGCGCAAGCGCAAGTACGGTCTTGCAGCCTCCTACGGTCAGTCCAAGCTGGCGAATCTGCTGTTCACCCTCGAACTCGAGCGTCGTCTCCAAGAGGCGGGTTCGTCCGTCCGCTCACTCGCCGCGCACCCCGGTTATGCGGCCACGAACCTCGGCACGAAAGGCCAGCCCAAAACACTCGTTGCGGCCGCGAACCTGGCCGGAAGCATTTTCGCTCAGAGCGCCCAACACGGGGCTCTGCCCTCATTGTTCGCAGCGGCTCAGGACCTGCCTGGAGCCAGCTACATCGGCCCCGACGGACGCGGCGAACTCCGCGGCTCCCCGACACTGGTCGGCCGATCCGCCGCCGCCAGCGACCCGGCCACAGCCCGTCGCCTGTGGGAGGTTTCCGAAGAGCTCACGGGCGTCGGCTTCGGGCTTGACGCTGACTAATTTCTGACGGGCCACGTTCTGAAAATTCCGCGCTGCGGCCCTAGAGCAGATAGGGGGCCAATGCCGACAGTGCGACGAGAACGATTCCTCCGCCGATCCGTGACGAGATCGACAGGAACGGCAGCAGATTCAACCGTTGAGACGCCTGCAGCACCGCAAGGTCTCCGCTGGAGCCGAAATCCGCCAGACCCAAACCCGCCGAGATCGCGGATTCGATCCAGTACAGCTTGACCAGCCAGCCGACGAAGCCCGCAACAACGGCGGCAATCACCACTGTCAGCAGGGTCATCAGCATATACCCCGGGTCGGAGACCAGGGAGAGTACCTCTTCGAGGTTGATGGCGATGATGCTGATGGCCACGAGAATCGCAGGGATCATGGAGTTGGCGACGAAGACGTACCAGAGGTCGACCGAAGCCTCGACGTACTCAGGCAGAGGAACGAACACCTTGACCAGTGCACAGATGACGATGAGGAAGACATACGCGTGCAGCGCCGGAGCCAGGTCGCTGAGAAGGTTCGAGACGGTGAAGAGAGCACCTGCCAAGAAGAACCCGGTGGTCGCGAGCTTGACCGCGGCCGCAGGTGATGTGAGTTTCTCAGCGGTTCCTTCGGGGAGCTTGACTCCCTGCGCGAGAACTCCTTCACCGTTGAACGCCCGAAAACGATGCCCCTGCTTCTTTCCCACGGTGTTGAGCACCGCGGCGACGACGATGCAGATGATGTTGGCTACGGCCACTGCGGGGACGAGAACCGTGAGGTAGGCCGACGCAGGCTGGTCACCGTTCTGCGCGATGATCTCTGAGATCGGAATCGCACCGGCCGCGACACCACCGCCCAGAACGGGCCCGGCCACGAAGAAGATCGCATAGCCGGCGCCGACGCCTGTGAGCTCTCCGACCAGTCCGAGCACAGCAAGGCACGCCGCGATCGTGACGATGATGGGAATGAGGATTCGCGCACCTGCTTTGATGAGCAGGCTGCGCGGCATGCCGAGAATACTGCCGGTGATGAGGGCCGCAACGACGAACTCCCCGAACCCGGACGTGTCGTAGAAGCTGGCGACCAAGCCCTCGATCGACCCGGGCAGGACGCCGACGTATTTGAAGATCGCGGGGACCAGGATGCAGAGGACCACCCCTCCGCCGATGACTTTGAAGTAGGGTATCGAGCTTCCCACCCACATCAGCACTCCGCCGAGGGAGATGACCACTGCAAAGGCCGCAGTCATTCCCGTGCCCTCGGTCGTGAAGCTCACGGCGATGAGAGCGATGATCGCCAGCGGAATGAACGCGAGGACCGGCAGGCCCATAATCGTTCGGTCGATCGTCTGCTTCTTCTCCTGGGTGAGCTCCGCCTGCGCAGAGTCGTCTTCGACTTCTCGGCTCGTCATGATTGCTCCGGTCCTATTTGGTAGACAAACTTCTTTGATTGCATACAATTCCGTGTATGGTGTTTATAGTATCGGCTCCATATCAGGGAATGATTGAAAGCATACCTCACAATTGGACATGATTGTATGCAACATATTGATTCAAGGGAGAACCAGTGAACGTAGAGACACCTCGCCCGTCCGGCACGGGCCCATTGCGCGGAATCAGAGTCCTTGAGATGGGCCAGCTCATCGCAGGACCGTTCTGCGGGCAGCTCCTCGGCGATCTTGGCGCAGAGGTCATCAAGATCGAGGATCCCGAGAACGGCGATCCGATGCGCCAATGGGGACAGGCAACGGTCAAGGGGTCTTCCCTGTGGTGGTCAGTTCTGGCACGGAACAAGAAGTCGGTGACCCTCAACCTGCGCACGCCCGAAGGACAGGCTGCCGCAGCGACACTTGCGGAATCGGCTGACATCGTCGTTGAGAACTTCCGTCCCGGATCACTCGAGAAGTGGGGCCTCAGTCATGAAGAGCTCAGCAAGAACAATCCAGGACTCATCATGTTGCGCGTCTCCGGGTTCGGTCAGACCGGCCCCTACTCGGCACAGGCCGGCTATGGGGCGATCGGAGAGGCCATGGGGGGCCTCCGGTACGTCGTCGGCGATCCATCGACTCCCCCATCACGGGTCGGCGTTTCGATCGGAGATTCCTTAGCGGCCCTGTTCGGCACCGTGGGCGTGCTCGCCGCTCTCCAGGAAAGGCACAACAGCGGACTCGGCCAGGTTGTGGATTCGGCTATCTACGAATCAGTGCTGGGAATGATGGAGTCCCTGGTGCCCGAATGGGCAGAAGACGGCATTCAGCGCGAACGCAGCGGGTCGACGCTTCCCAAGATCGCGCCCAGCAACGTCTATCCCACCGCTGACGGGCAGTGGCTCATCATCGCAGCCAATCAGGACACGGTCTTCCGGCGCCTGGCTGCAGCCATGGGAAATCCCCGTCTCGCTGACGGCCCCGAGTACTCCACTCACACGGCTCGGGGCGAGCGCCAAGCTGAACTCGACGAACTGGTTGCCGAGTTCTCACTGCAATTCACCGCCGATGACCTGGTCGAACTGCTCAACGAGAATTCCGTTCCAGTCGGTAAGATCTTCCGCGTCGAGGATATGCTCAGCGACCCTCAGTACAAGGCCCGGAGATCGGTCATCGAAGTCGACAGCACCGACTATGGAACAGTGACGATGCAGAATGCCTTCCCACGACTGAGCCGGACGGACACAACGGTGAGATGGGCTGGGCCAGAACTCGGTCAGGACACCGAGGCTGTGCTCACCCAGGCTGGTTACGATCGGGGCGCCCTCACAGATCTCAGAGACAAGGGAGTGATCCGCTGATGTGGAGTCTGCCAGATCGAGCACGGCTCGTCGAAGTGGGATTGAGGGATGGCCTCCAGGCCATTGAGACCCCGCTGTCCACCGACCGCAAGGTTGCCATCGTCGCCGATATGATCGCCGCCGGCTTCAAGGAGATCGAGATCGCCTCCTTCGCCCACCCGAAGGTTCTGCCACAGCTGGCCGACGCCGAGGCGGTCCTGGCCGACATTCCCCGCCCACCCGACGTGCGATTTCGTGCTCTGGTGCCCAACGCCCGAGGTGCCCGACGGGCGGCCGCATGCGAACTCGACGAGGTGACCTTCGTCGTCCCGGCCGAGGACGGGATGGCCCTGAAGAATCAGGGCACCACCACCCAAGGACTGTTGGACCAGTTGGAGGAGGTACGGGAAGTTTCTCATGACGCGGGTCAGCGGCTGATCGTCGCCGTCGCCTGCGCGTTCTTCTCGCCCTGTTACGGCCCCGTATCGAAGGCTGCTCGTGACTCAGTTGTCCGGAAGGCGACCGAGGTCGGCGCCGACGGAGTCTATCTGGCCACAACGACCGGTGAAGAGACGCCGCTCGAGGTCTTCTCAGGGATCCGCGAGACGAAGAATGATTTCCCCGGCATCGAGGTCGGCACACACCTGCACAATCGCAACGGATTTGCCCCCGCGAATGCGCTGGCTGCGCTGTCGGCCGGTGC
The Brevibacterium marinum genome window above contains:
- a CDS encoding alcohol dehydrogenase family protein, yielding MPQNSPTSPPQQSAEQRTAIPTTMSAVLLTGHGGLEALEYRTDVVVPTPGDDEVLIEVSAAGVNNTDINTRIGWYSKSVNDETEAGASAGFDDVDDSDAGWAGKPLAFPRIQGADVCGRIRAVGSNVGSDRIGERVLVRNMLRSYVDYRPFECWTFGSECDGGFAQFTVAPAQETYAVDSELSDVELAAIPCAYSTAENMLSRADVKAGEKVLVVGASGGVGLAAVQLAARRGATVLGVSSPSKAVDVRGHGANEVIDRHTRLVESISSGSLDAIIDVVGGPDVGESLTLLRRGGTYAVAGAIGGPITEIDLRTVYLKDLSLLGCTFQEDSVFAGLVAYIERNEIRPLISKTYPLSDIRTAQEDFTSKKLPGKLVLLPPAVRSEGTNA
- a CDS encoding mandelate racemase/muconate lactonizing enzyme family protein, with product MKITSIDLFEVPLPYSGGTYLLSGGREYTEFGASIVRITTDKGVQGWGESTPFGSTYVAAHALGTAAGIAELAPVLLGRDPRQVDRIADLMDANLTGHNHAKAPLDVACWDLFGKSVNLPVCELLGGSTGSPMPIMSSIHIGPPEEMRSRVGAHRELGYRGHSIKIGSTDGRIDPGLDAERIRACLADRRPGEFFLVDANTGLSSEEALRMFNLLPPGLDFVLESPCASWGETESLRRRSPYPIILDELAVDAADLVRAVAHDVADGISLKVTPAGGLTPGRRQRDIAVAAGMTLSVQDTVGSDIAYAAITHLGATVPSKLLRCILKASDMVTLTTADFRPLQLSEGVLPPDRPGLGVDVDETVLGTPTASWSI
- a CDS encoding SDR family NAD(P)-dependent oxidoreductase, translating into MKRFENTVAIVTGGRSGIGREIALRLQDEGAEVFTVQRSGDDRFPSISADISDAAGAQSAVDEVVARTGRLDVLVNNAGMMQESTVEDMSVEDWNRNLAVNLTGPFLMIRAALEHLRTTHGTIVNVGSLEGLGSNPGHAAYSASKAGLHGLTRAIAVDHGDEGIRCNAVAPGWIDTELNREFIESLADPQEFSREIGRIHPVGRSGKAEEVAALVAFLAADEASFITGQIYSVDGGRMAQLSLP
- a CDS encoding oxidoreductase — translated: MTRYRWTAADMPAMDGRTVMVTGANGGVGAATAAAFARVGAHVVLAVRDPERGQMAARALGGSNEVRELDLADLSSIRAFAQSWSGPLDILVNNAGVAGLAGTATKDGFDLQFGTNHLGHFALTNHLLPHLTDRVVTVASGAHRSGTIHFDDLALRKRKYGLAASYGQSKLANLLFTLELERRLQEAGSSVRSLAAHPGYAATNLGTKGQPKTLVAAANLAGSIFAQSAQHGALPSLFAAAQDLPGASYIGPDGRGELRGSPTLVGRSAAASDPATARRLWEVSEELTGVGFGLDAD
- a CDS encoding 2-hydroxycarboxylate transporter family protein; translation: MTSREVEDDSAQAELTQEKKQTIDRTIMGLPVLAFIPLAIIALIAVSFTTEGTGMTAAFAVVISLGGVLMWVGSSIPYFKVIGGGVVLCILVPAIFKYVGVLPGSIEGLVASFYDTSGFGEFVVAALITGSILGMPRSLLIKAGARILIPIIVTIAACLAVLGLVGELTGVGAGYAIFFVAGPVLGGGVAAGAIPISEIIAQNGDQPASAYLTVLVPAVAVANIICIVVAAVLNTVGKKQGHRFRAFNGEGVLAQGVKLPEGTAEKLTSPAAAVKLATTGFFLAGALFTVSNLLSDLAPALHAYVFLIVICALVKVFVPLPEYVEASVDLWYVFVANSMIPAILVAISIIAINLEEVLSLVSDPGYMLMTLLTVVIAAVVAGFVGWLVKLYWIESAISAGLGLADFGSSGDLAVLQASQRLNLLPFLSISSRIGGGIVLVALSALAPYLL
- a CDS encoding CoA transferase is translated as MNVETPRPSGTGPLRGIRVLEMGQLIAGPFCGQLLGDLGAEVIKIEDPENGDPMRQWGQATVKGSSLWWSVLARNKKSVTLNLRTPEGQAAAATLAESADIVVENFRPGSLEKWGLSHEELSKNNPGLIMLRVSGFGQTGPYSAQAGYGAIGEAMGGLRYVVGDPSTPPSRVGVSIGDSLAALFGTVGVLAALQERHNSGLGQVVDSAIYESVLGMMESLVPEWAEDGIQRERSGSTLPKIAPSNVYPTADGQWLIIAANQDTVFRRLAAAMGNPRLADGPEYSTHTARGERQAELDELVAEFSLQFTADDLVELLNENSVPVGKIFRVEDMLSDPQYKARRSVIEVDSTDYGTVTMQNAFPRLSRTDTTVRWAGPELGQDTEAVLTQAGYDRGALTDLRDKGVIR
- a CDS encoding hydroxymethylglutaryl-CoA lyase, which produces MWSLPDRARLVEVGLRDGLQAIETPLSTDRKVAIVADMIAAGFKEIEIASFAHPKVLPQLADAEAVLADIPRPPDVRFRALVPNARGARRAAACELDEVTFVVPAEDGMALKNQGTTTQGLLDQLEEVREVSHDAGQRLIVAVACAFFSPCYGPVSKAARDSVVRKATEVGADGVYLATTTGEETPLEVFSGIRETKNDFPGIEVGTHLHNRNGFAPANALAALSAGADWLESSVAGLGGDMWFPGDPTVLGNMATEDLVHLLDGMSVVTDIDLRRVRQISESLIEETNFPVSSFVSRGGTREELANATWD